One stretch of Tenacibaculum sp. MAR_2010_89 DNA includes these proteins:
- a CDS encoding outer membrane beta-barrel family protein: MKTIATFLFIFICSISFGQTFTGKIVDKQNLPISFANIILKNKADNSLITGVISNENGKFSINSKKENVYLEISFVGFITKKIYPTKSSIGTVVLNEEGQQLQEVVITARKKLIEQKVDRLVFNIENTVAGTGGTALDALKTTPSVNVDTDKLAIVGKGNVRVMVNDRIIQLSGSELNAYLGTIASDDIKNIEVITTPPSKYDAEGNSGLINIVLKKSKENSWNNQLRTSYTQATYALLNVGNTFNYNKNKVSLIASLNGTKGHTAQFNQFDIIYPSASTVSNLDMKNKENVISGRLGLDYSLTDNVTVGVLYSGSFEDKAIKDGGRTLINDGNGTYTVNEGNADTNNKNHSINAHYIQKLDTLGRKLSIDVDYFNYNNSSNRVFSSEQFITNQSYFEAKNSINQNIKNYSGRIDIEYPSKWANFSYGVKTTFTKTDSDVAFYNTTTGTPVFDSTQSNTFMYSENINALYADMSKPLSEKWQLKMGLRFENTRTKGVSKTNSQTDINSYNKLFPSVFLGYNPSRTNMFNLSYSRRIQRPSFERLNPFRFYINPISYQEGNPFLKPQISENFELKHIYKGKLISKAFVSYVDNGYFNIIKAEDGVQQRIVVTFDNFYTAYNYGITETFIYNPTKWWNTTTQAALSKMDTRYKDGFNLDAKLLSGWNFQFYNRNTFHLNEAKTVQAEATFIYASPQKLMYFSTTEMVNLDLGLKFSLLDKKLNCTLAINDILKQRATSVNTKTNGINQTYYNYFDTQSVKISLNYSFGNKKIKVRQRSSGNSEEQNRAKK; the protein is encoded by the coding sequence ATGAAAACCATAGCAACATTTTTATTCATTTTTATTTGTTCAATTAGTTTTGGACAAACGTTTACAGGAAAAATAGTTGATAAACAAAACTTACCTATTTCATTTGCGAATATTATATTAAAAAACAAAGCAGATAATTCACTTATTACAGGTGTGATTTCTAACGAAAATGGAAAGTTTTCTATCAACTCAAAAAAGGAAAATGTGTATTTAGAAATTAGTTTTGTAGGTTTTATTACAAAAAAAATATATCCTACAAAATCGAGTATCGGAACAGTCGTTTTAAATGAGGAAGGACAACAACTACAAGAAGTAGTAATAACTGCTCGTAAAAAACTCATTGAACAAAAAGTAGATAGATTGGTTTTTAATATAGAGAATACAGTGGCTGGAACAGGAGGAACTGCCCTTGATGCATTAAAAACAACACCAAGTGTAAATGTAGATACAGATAAATTAGCTATTGTAGGTAAGGGAAATGTAAGAGTAATGGTAAATGATAGAATTATTCAATTATCAGGAAGTGAACTAAATGCTTATTTGGGTACCATTGCGTCAGATGATATTAAAAATATAGAAGTGATTACAACACCTCCGTCGAAATATGATGCAGAAGGTAATAGTGGACTTATTAACATAGTTTTAAAAAAATCAAAAGAAAATAGCTGGAATAATCAATTAAGAACGTCTTATACGCAAGCAACATACGCTTTACTTAATGTTGGAAACACATTTAATTACAATAAAAACAAAGTAAGTTTAATTGCTTCTTTAAATGGAACTAAAGGACATACAGCGCAATTTAATCAATTTGATATTATTTATCCTTCAGCTTCAACAGTATCAAATCTTGACATGAAAAATAAAGAAAATGTAATATCAGGTAGGTTAGGTTTAGATTACAGTTTAACAGATAATGTTACTGTAGGAGTTTTATACTCAGGCTCGTTTGAAGATAAAGCTATAAAAGATGGTGGAAGAACATTAATAAATGATGGAAATGGAACCTATACAGTTAATGAAGGTAATGCAGATACGAATAACAAAAACCATTCAATAAATGCTCATTACATCCAAAAATTAGATACTCTAGGTAGAAAGCTATCTATTGATGTTGATTATTTTAATTATAATAATTCTTCTAATAGAGTTTTTAGCAGTGAACAATTTATTACAAATCAAAGCTATTTTGAAGCGAAAAACAGTATAAATCAAAATATTAAAAATTATAGCGGGAGAATAGATATAGAGTACCCAAGTAAGTGGGCGAATTTTTCATACGGAGTTAAAACAACATTTACTAAAACAGATAGCGATGTAGCTTTTTACAATACTACTACTGGTACACCTGTTTTTGATTCAACGCAAAGCAATACATTTATGTATTCTGAAAACATAAATGCATTATATGCAGATATGTCTAAACCATTAAGTGAAAAATGGCAATTAAAAATGGGACTTCGTTTTGAAAATACTAGAACAAAAGGAGTTTCAAAAACAAATAGTCAAACTGATATTAACTCGTATAACAAACTATTTCCATCAGTTTTTTTAGGGTACAATCCTAGTAGAACAAACATGTTTAATTTGAGTTATAGTAGAAGAATTCAACGACCTAGTTTTGAGCGTTTAAATCCATTTCGTTTTTATATTAATCCTATTTCATATCAAGAAGGGAATCCATTTTTAAAACCGCAAATTTCTGAAAATTTTGAATTAAAGCATATTTACAAAGGAAAATTGATAAGTAAAGCATTTGTAAGCTATGTTGATAACGGTTATTTTAATATTATTAAGGCTGAAGATGGGGTACAGCAAAGAATAGTTGTAACATTTGATAATTTTTATACAGCTTATAATTACGGGATAACAGAAACTTTTATATACAATCCAACAAAATGGTGGAATACAACAACTCAAGCAGCTTTATCAAAAATGGATACCCGTTATAAAGATGGATTTAATTTAGACGCTAAGTTATTAAGTGGATGGAACTTTCAATTTTATAATAGAAATACGTTCCATTTAAATGAAGCAAAAACTGTACAAGCAGAAGCTACATTTATTTATGCTTCTCCACAAAAATTAATGTATTTTTCAACAACTGAAATGGTTAACTTAGATTTAGGATTAAAATTTTCATTACTAGATAAAAAACTAAACTGTACCCTTGCTATAAATGATATTTTAAAACAAAGAGCAACAAGTGTTAACACTAAAACAAACGGAATAAATCAAACATATTACAACTATTTTGATACGCAAAGTGTAAAAATTAGTTTAAACTATAGTTTTGGAAATAAAAAAATTAAAGTTAGGCAACGTAGTTCAGGTAACTCAGAAGAACAAAATAGAGCTAAAAAATAA
- a CDS encoding excinuclease ABC subunit UvrA, translating to MNSIAPSEIIIKGAKTNNLKNISLRIPHNKFIVVSGVSGSGKSSLISEIIAKEGQRRYFETLPSFARQFLGKLKRPDVDEIEGLSPVIFIGQQTAGMHARSTVGTISDIYDLLRLLFARTGIGTENVVLSRALFSFNSEVGKCKRCNGIGKEEQIDLNSLITFPKRTIREGALAPTLPNGYIMYSQVTIDVLNHVCNSEGFNVDIPWNELTKKQQDVILYGSTKIKVPFGKHSLESRLKWTGIKAKPREEGYYKGMIPIMSDILKRDRNANILKYVHAVICEDCNGNRLNKTALNVCVHGKSIAEIVTLELTKLKSWIKTNSWGDIATEIIKKIESQVSLLEDLGLGHLTIDRSSFSLRSSEIQRIRVANQILTPLSNVLYIFDEPSIGLHKEENEKLIYHFKQLVKKGNTVIVVEHNLNTITNADHIIEVGPKAGINGGELVFNGSFLEFIKQKTLKDVSPTFRAINKNYLQLDSKKKTSTDFIHLIGCYERNLKDIDVKFQLGKLNVVSGKSGSGKASLVKETLIKVIEGKLGNKSQKLPKLESYKNIDSIDKLVYIDHTPIGKTPRSNPATYLGLSDHIRDIYAKQPESKLLGFTKSRFSFNNKGGRCEVCQGAGKTQIGMHFLGTIDLICGTCNGDRFNKETLQVTYNGLSIADIYRLSVNDALKFFEGHKKITQGLETLKEIGLGYLTLGHSSTTLSGGEAQRIKIANQLQKKDTGNTLYVIIEPSIGLHQDDIESLLNLFKAIQNKGNTIVCVEQNQTIISVSDWHIELGPIGGVNGGNILHQGIPNRNEESRYNTINNQIEETVISNDIVLKGVTTNGLKNIDVRIPKNQLTVVTGVSGSGKSSLVYDTLFAESNARFTESLSTYNRSFLKQNSNAELESFSGLGPAIGVNRRGGTTTKRSTVGTLSGIHDAFRLLYSRIAQYEEKIYTAQHFSFNHHLGACPSCEGIGVKLKCNPDEIIIFPEKSIFEGAISTNKAIAYYSDVNGQFMAILNEVAKQNKWNLQLPWEDLDAEIKNVILYGTGEEVWSLTWNFKTKSRSGTQELNAKWLGLCNYIDSEYQRKIHNKNKKNLEDLLHEVECYTCKGSRLKNELLHVKFQGKNIYEISKQNIVSCYELIESIPSNLDKVILEISKVVLPAVKKSLRTIIDLGLGYLSLDRSVTTLSGGERQRITLAGQLSSHLYGVTYVLDEPTIGLDDKQVTVLSKVLKKIVANGNTVVVVEHDISFIKKTDYIIEMGPGAGRFGGEIIYQGKINGINKVKQSITRRLFELDENIIEKVFNEKGKPFEIKGAFANNLKKIDVKFYSGQVIALTGVSGSGKSSLVKEVLFNSWLKKKPVNCYSLHGLNQFEDVLLIDQEILVQNRLGTPVVYTGIIESLKKIYSSTELAKKEGVKKADFSYQSKKGKCETCAGHGKVKTSMDFMSDIWLLCDTCKGLRYNDAILACKYKEHSIGEVLKMTVVEAIDFFKTEEIILKQLHILKKVGVGHIVLGQSGNTLSGGESQRLKLGVSMMQKKKVKTLYLFDEPSTGLHYFDNLQLISVFQSLINNGDTVLFIEHNKTLINSADKVIKLGPGSGEKGGIVID from the coding sequence ATGAATTCAATTGCACCTTCTGAAATAATAATTAAAGGAGCTAAAACAAATAATCTGAAAAATATTTCATTGAGGATTCCACATAACAAATTTATTGTGGTTAGTGGAGTATCTGGGTCAGGTAAATCAAGTCTAATTTCTGAAATAATAGCTAAAGAAGGTCAACGTAGGTACTTTGAAACATTACCATCTTTTGCAAGGCAGTTTTTAGGAAAGTTGAAAAGACCTGATGTAGATGAAATAGAAGGACTTTCCCCTGTTATTTTTATTGGACAGCAAACTGCAGGAATGCATGCACGTTCTACAGTAGGTACTATATCAGATATTTATGATTTGTTACGGTTGTTATTTGCAAGAACTGGTATTGGAACTGAAAATGTTGTATTGTCTCGTGCTCTTTTTTCGTTTAATTCTGAAGTTGGAAAGTGTAAACGTTGCAACGGAATAGGAAAAGAGGAACAAATTGATTTAAATAGCTTAATTACTTTTCCAAAAAGAACAATTAGAGAAGGTGCATTAGCTCCAACATTACCAAATGGGTATATTATGTACTCTCAAGTAACGATTGATGTACTTAATCATGTATGCAATTCTGAAGGGTTTAATGTAGATATTCCATGGAATGAATTAACAAAAAAACAGCAAGATGTTATTTTATATGGTAGTACTAAAATAAAAGTACCTTTTGGAAAGCATAGCCTCGAGTCTCGTTTAAAATGGACAGGTATCAAGGCTAAACCTCGTGAAGAAGGTTATTACAAAGGAATGATTCCGATTATGTCGGATATTTTAAAAAGAGATAGAAATGCTAATATTCTTAAATATGTACATGCTGTAATTTGTGAGGATTGTAATGGTAATCGATTAAATAAAACGGCTTTAAATGTATGTGTTCATGGAAAGTCAATTGCAGAAATTGTTACTTTAGAATTGACTAAGCTTAAATCATGGATAAAGACTAATTCTTGGGGTGATATAGCTACTGAAATTATAAAAAAAATTGAATCTCAAGTTAGTTTATTGGAAGATTTAGGATTGGGACATTTAACTATTGATCGTTCATCATTTTCACTTCGTTCAAGTGAAATTCAACGTATTCGAGTAGCAAATCAAATTTTAACACCTTTGAGTAATGTTCTTTATATTTTTGATGAGCCTTCAATTGGATTACACAAAGAAGAAAATGAAAAATTGATTTACCATTTCAAACAATTGGTAAAAAAAGGAAATACAGTTATTGTAGTAGAGCATAATTTAAATACAATTACTAATGCTGATCATATTATAGAAGTTGGACCCAAAGCCGGAATTAATGGTGGTGAACTTGTTTTTAATGGTTCATTTTTAGAATTTATAAAGCAGAAAACATTAAAAGATGTTAGCCCAACATTCAGAGCTATAAATAAGAATTATTTACAGTTAGATTCAAAGAAAAAAACTAGTACAGATTTTATACATCTAATAGGGTGTTATGAAAGAAATTTAAAGGACATAGATGTTAAATTTCAATTGGGAAAATTGAATGTTGTTAGTGGTAAGTCGGGTTCAGGAAAAGCTAGTTTAGTAAAAGAAACTTTAATCAAAGTTATTGAAGGAAAGCTAGGGAATAAAAGTCAAAAATTGCCAAAATTAGAAAGCTATAAAAATATTGATAGTATTGATAAACTAGTTTATATTGATCATACTCCAATAGGAAAAACACCACGAAGTAATCCTGCTACTTATTTAGGTCTCTCTGATCATATTCGTGATATCTATGCAAAGCAGCCTGAATCAAAATTATTAGGATTTACCAAATCTCGTTTTTCATTTAATAACAAAGGGGGGAGGTGTGAAGTTTGTCAAGGTGCAGGAAAAACTCAAATAGGTATGCATTTTTTAGGTACTATTGATTTAATATGTGGTACCTGTAATGGTGATCGATTTAATAAAGAAACACTTCAAGTAACATATAATGGATTATCAATTGCCGATATTTATAGGTTATCGGTTAACGATGCTTTAAAATTTTTTGAAGGCCATAAAAAGATAACTCAAGGACTTGAAACACTAAAAGAAATTGGGCTTGGATATTTAACTTTAGGACATTCATCAACAACTCTTTCTGGAGGAGAGGCTCAGCGTATTAAAATTGCAAATCAGTTACAGAAAAAAGATACAGGTAATACATTATATGTTATAATTGAGCCAAGTATTGGTTTACATCAAGATGATATTGAATCACTTCTTAATTTATTTAAAGCTATTCAGAACAAGGGGAATACTATAGTTTGTGTTGAACAAAATCAAACAATTATAAGTGTTAGTGATTGGCATATTGAATTAGGACCTATTGGAGGTGTTAATGGTGGGAACATTCTTCATCAAGGTATTCCAAATCGTAATGAGGAATCACGATATAATACAATCAATAATCAAATAGAAGAAACGGTTATTTCTAATGATATAGTGTTGAAAGGTGTAACAACTAACGGACTTAAAAATATAGATGTTCGTATTCCTAAAAATCAGTTAACTGTTGTAACTGGAGTTTCTGGAAGTGGAAAGTCATCTTTGGTATATGATACATTATTTGCTGAATCAAATGCTCGATTTACGGAATCATTGTCTACATATAATAGAAGTTTTTTAAAACAAAACAGTAATGCTGAGTTGGAATCTTTTTCAGGTTTAGGTCCAGCAATTGGAGTAAATAGAAGAGGGGGGACTACTACAAAGAGATCTACTGTTGGAACATTGTCAGGAATTCATGACGCATTTAGATTATTGTACTCTAGAATAGCCCAGTATGAAGAAAAAATATATACAGCTCAACATTTTTCTTTTAATCATCATTTAGGAGCGTGTCCAAGTTGTGAAGGAATTGGTGTGAAGCTGAAATGTAATCCTGATGAAATAATTATTTTTCCTGAAAAGTCAATATTTGAAGGAGCAATTTCTACCAATAAAGCAATAGCTTATTATTCGGATGTAAATGGTCAGTTTATGGCAATTCTTAATGAAGTTGCCAAACAAAATAAATGGAATTTACAACTTCCTTGGGAAGATTTGGATGCTGAGATTAAGAATGTAATTCTTTATGGAACAGGGGAAGAGGTGTGGAGTCTCACTTGGAATTTTAAAACTAAATCAAGATCAGGAACGCAAGAATTAAATGCTAAATGGTTAGGGTTATGCAATTATATTGATAGTGAATACCAAAGAAAAATTCATAATAAAAACAAGAAAAATTTAGAAGATTTATTACATGAGGTTGAATGTTATACATGTAAAGGAAGTCGGTTAAAAAATGAATTATTGCATGTAAAATTCCAAGGTAAAAATATTTATGAAATATCAAAACAGAACATCGTATCTTGTTATGAATTGATTGAAAGTATACCTTCTAATCTTGATAAGGTTATACTGGAAATTAGTAAAGTAGTTTTACCAGCTGTAAAAAAATCGTTAAGAACTATTATAGATTTAGGATTGGGTTATTTAAGTTTAGATAGATCGGTAACAACACTTTCAGGAGGAGAGCGTCAACGTATTACTTTAGCAGGTCAATTATCGAGCCATTTATATGGAGTAACTTATGTGTTGGATGAACCAACAATAGGACTAGATGATAAGCAAGTTACAGTTTTATCAAAAGTATTAAAAAAAATTGTAGCCAATGGAAATACTGTTGTAGTTGTAGAACATGATATTTCATTCATTAAAAAAACGGATTATATTATAGAAATGGGACCAGGAGCAGGTAGATTTGGAGGTGAAATAATATATCAAGGAAAGATTAATGGTATTAATAAAGTAAAGCAATCAATTACTAGAAGGTTATTTGAGTTAGATGAAAATATTATAGAAAAAGTATTTAATGAAAAAGGTAAGCCTTTTGAAATAAAAGGAGCTTTTGCTAATAATCTTAAAAAAATAGATGTAAAATTTTATTCAGGACAGGTAATAGCACTTACTGGTGTTTCTGGAAGTGGAAAATCTAGTCTAGTTAAAGAGGTATTATTTAACTCTTGGTTGAAAAAGAAACCAGTTAATTGTTATTCGTTACACGGGTTAAATCAATTTGAAGATGTATTATTAATTGATCAGGAAATTCTGGTGCAAAATAGATTAGGTACCCCAGTAGTATACACTGGGATAATTGAGAGTTTAAAAAAGATATATTCAAGTACTGAGTTGGCTAAAAAAGAGGGGGTAAAAAAAGCAGATTTCTCTTATCAAAGTAAAAAAGGAAAATGTGAAACTTGCGCTGGGCATGGTAAGGTAAAAACCAGTATGGATTTTATGAGTGATATATGGCTTTTATGCGATACTTGTAAAGGTTTACGTTACAATGATGCTATTCTAGCATGTAAGTATAAAGAGCATTCAATTGGTGAAGTGTTAAAAATGACTGTAGTTGAAGCAATCGATTTTTTTAAAACTGAAGAAATTATTTTGAAGCAATTACATATTTTGAAGAAAGTAGGAGTAGGGCATATAGTTTTAGGGCAATCTGGAAATACATTATCAGGAGGAGAATCTCAACGGTTAAAACTAGGAGTATCTATGATGCAAAAAAAGAAAGTAAAAACCTTATATCTTTTTGATGAGCCAAGTACTGGCCTTCATTATTTTGATAATTTACAATTAATAAGTGTTTTTCAATCGTTAATTAATAATGGAGATACCGTATTATTTATTGAACATAATAAAACTCTAATTAATTCTGCGGATAAAGTAATTAAATTAGGGCCTGGTAGTGGAGAAAAAGGAGGGATAGTGATCGATTAA
- a CDS encoding putative quinol monooxygenase: MEKIIIAQITVKENQIATFLKLASEMVKTSNQEEGCITYQLLNDVYNKSSFLFYEKYQNEKAVKLHNTSFHFNAFLNDISSLLSKEPIINIY; the protein is encoded by the coding sequence ATGGAAAAAATTATAATAGCACAAATAACAGTAAAAGAAAATCAAATAGCTACCTTTTTAAAACTAGCTAGTGAAATGGTAAAAACAAGCAATCAAGAAGAAGGATGTATTACCTATCAATTATTAAATGACGTTTATAATAAAAGTAGCTTTTTATTTTATGAGAAATATCAAAATGAAAAAGCAGTAAAACTACACAATACATCTTTTCATTTTAATGCTTTTTTAAATGATATTTCTTCTTTACTAAGTAAAGAGCCTATCATTAATATTTATTAA
- a CDS encoding helix-turn-helix domain-containing protein: MNKKYYKPSKNLSSYVDRYFICKQFEKLPLILPGTGLELLFHINESFNINNQTLSQAHILCPREHLKINTNSKVNYIAVRFKSGAFRHFSPLGHTEIINSYLSVENLWKNSGKTLISKLQETSEINDKIQLIEQFLISKLSKYQIKETTNWDGVITSLYKNFNTINLQELACNTNLSYRQFERNFKQHFGITSKKFQRITRLQNTVKQVLLSKNTHYLHIALDNGYYDQSHFIKDFYLLSGTKPSKYFTEDNFENHFYYKSLV; the protein is encoded by the coding sequence GTGAATAAAAAATATTACAAACCATCAAAAAACCTATCATCTTATGTTGATAGGTATTTTATTTGTAAACAATTTGAAAAACTTCCATTAATTTTACCTGGTACAGGATTAGAATTACTTTTTCACATAAACGAATCATTCAATATTAATAACCAAACTTTAAGTCAAGCACATATTCTTTGCCCCAGAGAACACTTAAAAATAAATACTAATTCTAAGGTAAATTACATTGCTGTAAGATTTAAAAGTGGTGCATTTAGGCACTTTAGTCCTTTAGGGCACACAGAAATTATAAATAGTTATTTGTCGGTTGAAAATTTATGGAAAAACTCTGGTAAAACACTTATAAGTAAACTACAAGAAACATCAGAAATTAATGATAAAATACAATTGATTGAACAATTTTTAATATCAAAATTATCAAAATATCAAATTAAGGAGACCACTAATTGGGATGGAGTTATTACTTCTTTATATAAAAACTTCAACACTATTAATTTACAAGAATTAGCTTGCAATACCAATTTAAGTTATCGTCAATTTGAACGAAATTTTAAACAACATTTTGGCATAACTTCAAAAAAGTTTCAACGTATTACTCGATTACAAAACACTGTTAAACAAGTTCTTTTAAGTAAAAACACTCATTATTTACACATAGCCTTAGATAACGGGTATTATGATCAAAGTCATTTTATAAAAGATTTCTATTTACTTTCTGGTACTAAACCTTCTAAATACTTTACTGAAGATAATTTTGAAAACCACTTTTATTATAAATCTCTTGTGTAA
- a CDS encoding sensor histidine kinase: MYFVILKILKEVKIFNQKINIKQVLVVIVLLLFGNSGKIYLLHNVRVNSDIDFYDYFDHVSVYLFSLVSLISVIVSWKVINKIDRTNTILKFVKVYILSFLLFVTVGVIIDYVLLGIIMNSKEYNFIIRFINTMSVAFILVDIFALTSAFLYFRQSQKTTLELEQTEKEKAVLQSQMLQKNLEPHFLFNNLSVLSGLARKNPEQIEGFIDDFSDVYRYYLNHGKKQLVELKDELSFLISYMNLMEKRFGNTYQIKNNIENTDGFIIPCSLQLCVENAIKHNKASEKNPLFIYLSLKENRIVIKNKLNKVDFTLGTGTGNDYLKRQYQLNFNKNVIFTEADNEFTVKIPLISEV, encoded by the coding sequence ATGTATTTTGTAATTCTAAAAATTCTAAAAGAAGTGAAAATTTTCAATCAAAAAATAAATATAAAACAAGTTTTAGTAGTCATAGTATTATTGTTATTTGGTAATTCTGGTAAAATTTATTTGTTACATAATGTGCGAGTTAATAGCGATATTGATTTTTATGACTATTTCGATCACGTTTCTGTTTATCTATTCTCCTTAGTTTCGTTAATTTCTGTAATTGTTTCATGGAAAGTTATTAATAAAATAGACAGAACAAATACAATTTTAAAATTTGTAAAGGTTTATATTTTATCGTTTTTATTATTTGTTACTGTGGGAGTTATTATTGATTATGTTCTTTTAGGTATTATAATGAATAGTAAAGAGTATAATTTTATAATTAGATTTATAAATACAATGTCCGTTGCTTTTATACTTGTTGATATTTTTGCACTTACTTCAGCATTTTTATATTTCAGGCAATCTCAAAAAACAACATTAGAATTAGAACAAACAGAAAAAGAAAAGGCAGTATTACAATCTCAAATGTTACAAAAGAATCTAGAACCACATTTTTTATTTAATAATTTAAGCGTTTTATCAGGATTGGCAAGAAAAAATCCAGAACAAATAGAAGGTTTTATTGATGATTTTTCGGATGTGTATCGTTATTATTTAAACCATGGAAAAAAACAATTGGTTGAGTTAAAAGATGAGTTGTCATTCTTAATAAGTTATATGAATTTAATGGAAAAACGTTTTGGAAATACTTATCAAATTAAAAATAATATAGAAAATACTGATGGTTTTATTATTCCGTGTTCATTACAGTTGTGTGTTGAAAATGCAATAAAACATAATAAGGCAAGTGAAAAAAATCCACTATTTATTTATCTTTCATTAAAAGAAAATAGAATTGTAATAAAAAATAAACTAAATAAAGTTGATTTTACACTTGGTACAGGAACGGGAAATGATTATTTAAAACGCCAATATCAACTAAATTTTAACAAAAATGTTATTTTTACAGAAGCTGATAATGAATTTACTGTTAAAATACCGCTAATTTCTGAAGTATGA
- a CDS encoding LytTR family DNA-binding domain-containing protein, whose amino-acid sequence MKVLIIEDESINIEIITDHILRYNDKIEIVTSLQSKEEVENWYETNGQVDLVFSDIELLDGNVFSLLKTSIIKCPIIFTTAYNTFYQDAFDVNGIAYLLKPISYNKFCKAMEKFNNLQSKEVDWTKISEAIHGLNNNYKERIIVKTKTELKILSTKNTGAILSNSGKCIAIDENGKENEFRYKLSDLIKELNPKEFFQINRGEIVNINFIEKIEPYFGDRLAVSIKKYKQHLITSASSTSEFRKWIE is encoded by the coding sequence ATGAAAGTATTAATTATTGAAGACGAGTCTATTAATATCGAAATTATTACTGATCATATTCTTCGATACAATGACAAAATTGAAATAGTAACTTCGTTACAAAGTAAAGAAGAAGTAGAAAATTGGTATGAAACTAATGGACAAGTTGATTTAGTGTTTTCTGATATTGAGTTGTTAGATGGAAATGTATTTTCTTTATTGAAAACTAGTATTATTAAATGTCCAATTATTTTTACAACTGCCTATAATACTTTTTACCAAGATGCTTTTGATGTAAACGGAATAGCTTATTTATTAAAACCTATAAGCTACAATAAGTTTTGTAAAGCAATGGAAAAGTTTAATAATTTACAAAGTAAAGAAGTTGATTGGACGAAAATATCTGAAGCTATTCATGGATTGAACAATAATTACAAAGAACGTATTATTGTAAAAACTAAAACAGAATTAAAAATTTTAAGCACAAAAAATACTGGAGCAATTTTATCTAATTCAGGTAAATGTATTGCAATTGATGAAAACGGAAAAGAAAATGAATTTCGCTATAAATTATCTGATTTAATAAAAGAGTTAAATCCAAAAGAGTTTTTCCAAATTAATCGGGGAGAAATTGTAAATATCAATTTCATTGAGAAAATAGAACCTTACTTTGGAGATAGGCTGGCCGTTTCGATTAAAAAATACAAACAACATTTAATTACAAGTGCATCTTCAACAAGTGAGTTTAGAAAATGGATTGAGTAA